Proteins encoded together in one Pseudomonas arsenicoxydans window:
- a CDS encoding ABC transporter substrate-binding protein encodes MIKSLLTRFAHPLAVTAIAATVATSAQAGTLSIGHTTWVGYGTLYLAQDLGYFKENGLTVELPVVEEASMYMAAQASGELSGSASTIDEVLKYRPQFCFKAVAALDDSHGGDGVLVGKDVKSLQELKGKAVAVNEGSTSQFWLSYLLKKHGMSMSDITVQNMTADDAATAFIAGRVPAAVTWEPHLSMVRSKQQGKVLIDSSSTPGVIVDVVALNCTVIEKQPEDVKALVAGLYKAVKYTQEHPQEAYKIMAKGVGGYLADPKELEAAAQGVRFYDQAMSEKLLGSPGKPGDSEPLIKLANETASELQGKPYNVSNDDLIDNRFVSPL; translated from the coding sequence ATGATCAAGTCCTTGCTTACCCGTTTCGCTCATCCACTGGCGGTCACCGCCATCGCCGCGACCGTCGCCACCAGCGCCCAGGCCGGCACCCTGTCCATCGGTCATACCACGTGGGTCGGCTACGGCACGCTCTACCTGGCGCAGGACCTGGGCTACTTCAAGGAAAACGGATTGACCGTCGAATTGCCCGTCGTCGAAGAGGCGTCGATGTACATGGCCGCGCAAGCTTCGGGCGAGTTGTCTGGCTCGGCGTCGACCATCGACGAAGTGCTCAAATACCGTCCGCAATTCTGCTTCAAGGCGGTAGCCGCACTGGATGACAGCCATGGTGGCGACGGTGTGCTGGTGGGCAAGGACGTCAAGAGTCTGCAGGAGCTCAAAGGCAAAGCCGTCGCGGTGAACGAAGGGTCGACCTCGCAGTTCTGGCTGTCCTACCTGCTGAAAAAACACGGCATGAGCATGAGTGACATCACCGTGCAGAACATGACGGCTGACGATGCCGCCACCGCGTTCATCGCCGGTCGCGTACCCGCCGCCGTGACGTGGGAGCCGCACCTGTCGATGGTGCGCAGCAAACAGCAAGGCAAAGTGCTGATCGATAGCAGCAGCACGCCGGGTGTGATTGTCGACGTGGTCGCGCTCAACTGCACGGTCATCGAAAAGCAGCCGGAAGACGTCAAGGCGCTGGTTGCCGGCCTCTACAAAGCAGTGAAATACACCCAGGAACATCCGCAGGAAGCCTACAAAATCATGGCCAAAGGCGTTGGCGGTTACCTTGCCGATCCGAAGGAGCTGGAAGCCGCCGCGCAAGGCGTCCGCTTCTACGATCAGGCCATGAGCGAGAAGCTCCTGGGCTCGCCGGGCAAACCGGGCGACAGCGAACCGCTGATCAAACTGGCTAACGAAACCGCCAGCGAATTGCAGGGCAAACCCTACAACGTCAGCAATGACGACTTGATCGACAACCGTTTCGTCAGTCCGCTGTAG
- a CDS encoding ABC transporter permease: protein MFKRNSWLSRCITPKTGLPVQVIWSASGLAWVLLIGLWAGLSYGGVVPGMFLPTPGAVVEAAVRLGRDGTLGQHVWASVEVVMVGFIVSSLVAVPLGLLMGSFRIVQAFLEPMVNFIRYLPVTSFVPLFILWIGIGLEQRVSVIIFGVFFQQLVMIADVSKGISKDLINASYTLGSNRRDAVLHVIAPASLPGVLDTLRVTMGWAWTYLVVAELVAASSGLGYLSLKAMRGFQVDVIFLAIAIIGLLGLVTDQLFRFLRLRIAAWAQ, encoded by the coding sequence ATGTTCAAGCGCAATTCATGGCTGAGCCGCTGCATCACGCCCAAGACCGGCCTGCCGGTGCAGGTGATCTGGAGCGCGAGCGGTCTGGCCTGGGTGTTGTTGATTGGTCTGTGGGCCGGGTTGTCTTACGGCGGCGTGGTGCCGGGCATGTTCCTGCCGACGCCGGGCGCGGTGGTCGAGGCCGCCGTGCGCCTGGGCCGCGATGGCACGCTCGGCCAGCACGTGTGGGCCAGCGTCGAAGTGGTGATGGTCGGTTTCATCGTCTCGTCCCTGGTGGCGGTGCCGCTGGGGCTGTTGATGGGCAGCTTTCGCATCGTCCAGGCGTTCCTCGAACCGATGGTCAATTTCATCCGCTACCTGCCGGTGACCTCGTTCGTGCCGCTGTTCATCCTGTGGATCGGCATCGGTCTGGAGCAGCGGGTCTCGGTGATTATTTTCGGCGTGTTCTTCCAGCAGTTGGTGATGATTGCGGACGTGTCCAAGGGCATTTCCAAGGACTTGATCAACGCCTCATACACCCTGGGCTCGAATCGTCGCGATGCAGTACTGCATGTGATCGCCCCGGCATCGTTGCCGGGTGTGCTCGACACCTTGCGCGTAACTATGGGCTGGGCCTGGACTTACCTGGTGGTCGCCGAGCTGGTCGCAGCCTCCAGCGGTCTGGGCTACCTGAGTCTTAAAGCCATGCGCGGCTTCCAAGTAGATGTAATTTTCCTGGCTATCGCGATCATCGGCCTGCTGGGCCTGGTCACCGATCAACTGTTCCGTTTCCTTCGTCTGAGGATCGCCGCATGGGCTCAGTAA
- a CDS encoding ABC transporter ATP-binding protein: MGSVSAVNPRFVTPTAAPVQAAPRLQVDKVSLRYQKPDGGMFTALEQVSFEVPDQQFAVLVGPSGCGKSSLLYLTAGLNEPTEGEIYVGGQQVQGPGADRGMVFQSYTLFPWLTVRQNVEFGLKRRGMAAAQRKEIVDYYVNEVGLTGFADNYAKQLSGGMMQRVAIARALANDPQILLMDEPFGALDSQTRLQMQQLLLRVWGNSKKTVLFVTHDIDEAILLGDRVYVMGARPGRIKQILDVPIERPRTLDMVMERSFIDMKRRIFGLLHDDLEEVH, translated from the coding sequence ATGGGCTCAGTAAGCGCCGTAAACCCACGTTTCGTCACACCGACGGCCGCCCCGGTGCAGGCGGCGCCCCGACTGCAAGTGGACAAGGTCAGCCTGCGTTATCAAAAACCTGACGGCGGCATGTTCACCGCGCTGGAACAGGTGTCGTTTGAAGTGCCGGATCAACAGTTCGCCGTGCTGGTCGGGCCGTCGGGCTGCGGCAAGTCGAGTTTGCTGTACCTCACGGCGGGCCTGAATGAGCCGACCGAAGGCGAAATCTACGTCGGCGGCCAGCAGGTGCAAGGACCGGGTGCGGATCGCGGCATGGTGTTCCAGAGCTACACCCTGTTCCCGTGGCTGACCGTGCGCCAGAACGTCGAGTTCGGTCTCAAGCGGCGCGGCATGGCTGCGGCCCAGCGCAAGGAAATCGTCGACTATTACGTCAATGAAGTGGGCTTGACGGGATTCGCTGACAACTACGCCAAGCAGTTGTCCGGCGGCATGATGCAGCGTGTGGCAATTGCCCGGGCGCTGGCCAACGACCCGCAAATCCTGCTGATGGATGAACCGTTCGGTGCGCTCGACAGCCAGACGCGCCTGCAAATGCAACAGCTGCTGCTACGCGTCTGGGGCAACAGCAAGAAGACCGTGCTGTTCGTGACCCACGACATCGACGAGGCGATTCTGTTGGGTGATCGGGTCTACGTGATGGGCGCCAGGCCTGGGCGGATCAAGCAGATTCTGGACGTGCCGATCGAACGCCCACGGACGCTGGACATGGTCATGGAGCGCTCGTTCATCGACATGAAACGCAGGATTTTCGGGCTGCTGCATGACGATTTGGAGGAGGTGCATTGA
- a CDS encoding endonuclease/exonuclease/phosphatase family protein translates to MTRLLRYTLLGLLIVTGLIALMIYSLTWRPEAREVLPVSCNAQAPTLVPGQALKVMTWNVQYLAGKRYVFWNDLAAGNDEKPTLEDMAFSLDEVARVIRDEQPDVVLLQELDDGAKASDYQNQFKLLQERLADLYSCSAHAFDWKADFVPEPHIFGSVGRQLATLSRFQIEHAERLQLPVASANFISRQFKPKNALLVAYMPLSDGGQIALLNTHLDRVVQPDDSLQAQVTAVAKVLDKYESRGTPWLIGGDFNLLPLGQYLRLPDEQRTPYSADSALHVLWDKYPMIPTNNEASGVDRAHWLTHYPNDPGLNGPDRTVDYLFYSPRIKRVEAMVRQDDTLRISDHLPVIARFLLPPAP, encoded by the coding sequence ATGACCCGTCTACTGCGCTACACCCTGCTGGGCCTGTTGATCGTGACCGGCCTGATTGCCCTGATGATCTACAGCCTGACCTGGCGCCCGGAGGCCAGGGAAGTTTTGCCGGTCAGCTGCAACGCTCAGGCGCCGACGCTGGTGCCCGGCCAGGCGCTGAAAGTGATGACCTGGAACGTCCAGTACCTGGCGGGTAAACGCTATGTTTTCTGGAATGACCTGGCCGCCGGCAATGACGAAAAACCTACTCTCGAAGACATGGCGTTCAGCCTTGATGAAGTGGCGCGAGTGATTCGCGACGAGCAACCCGATGTCGTCCTGTTGCAGGAACTGGATGACGGCGCCAAGGCCAGCGATTACCAGAATCAGTTCAAGTTGCTCCAGGAACGCCTCGCCGACCTTTATTCCTGCAGCGCCCACGCCTTCGACTGGAAAGCCGATTTCGTGCCTGAGCCGCATATCTTCGGCAGCGTCGGCCGGCAACTCGCCACCCTCAGTCGCTTCCAGATCGAACACGCCGAACGCCTGCAATTGCCGGTCGCGTCGGCCAACTTCATCAGTCGTCAGTTCAAACCGAAAAACGCGTTGCTGGTGGCCTATATGCCGTTGAGCGACGGCGGGCAGATCGCGCTGCTCAATACCCATCTGGACCGCGTCGTCCAGCCCGACGACTCCTTGCAAGCGCAAGTGACCGCCGTGGCCAAGGTGCTCGACAAGTACGAAAGCCGTGGCACGCCGTGGCTGATCGGCGGTGATTTCAACCTGTTGCCGCTGGGCCAATATCTACGTCTGCCGGACGAACAACGCACGCCCTACTCCGCCGACAGCGCCTTGCATGTGCTGTGGGACAAATACCCGATGATCCCGACCAACAACGAAGCCAGCGGTGTCGACCGGGCGCACTGGCTGACCCATTACCCGAATGATCCGGGCTTGAACGGCCCCGACCGGACGGTCGACTACCTGTTCTACAGTCCGCGGATCAAACGGGTCGAGGCGATGGTGAGGCAGGACGACACGTTGCGCATCTCCGATCACCTTCCGGTAATTGCACGGTTCCTGTTGCCGCCGGCCCCGTAG
- a CDS encoding YciC family protein, with translation MNPFDVLRDSLYFFKRHLGQIVQLCLPLVIVEALLQQVVDHSTQPDGFPGMSVLVGLLVYPLYTAALILFLDARSRGESPTTRELLSRSAYLWPRFALLTGLNTLLILVGLSLYFLPGIWLMVMLAFSEYLLVLRGLSPLAAMKESLRLTRGHFMRILVCILCVMGPLWVLKGATLAVYPDPQNPVISLLIDSAHSFLQLFTSVVLFRLFMLISDAPEKIDRPL, from the coding sequence ATGAATCCGTTCGACGTACTGCGTGACTCTTTGTATTTCTTCAAGCGCCATCTGGGCCAGATTGTCCAACTGTGCCTGCCGCTGGTGATCGTCGAGGCATTGCTGCAACAAGTGGTCGACCACTCCACCCAGCCGGACGGATTCCCCGGTATGAGCGTGCTGGTCGGCCTGCTGGTGTATCCGCTGTACACCGCCGCGCTGATCCTGTTTCTCGATGCCCGCAGTCGTGGCGAATCGCCGACCACCCGCGAGCTGCTGTCAAGGTCGGCCTACCTGTGGCCGCGCTTCGCCCTGCTCACGGGCCTCAATACCTTGCTGATCCTGGTGGGTCTGTCGCTGTATTTCCTGCCGGGCATCTGGCTGATGGTGATGCTGGCCTTCAGTGAATACCTGTTGGTGCTCAGAGGCCTGTCCCCGCTGGCCGCGATGAAAGAAAGCCTGCGCCTGACCCGCGGCCATTTCATGCGGATCCTGGTGTGCATATTGTGTGTAATGGGCCCGTTGTGGGTGCTCAAGGGCGCAACCCTGGCGGTCTACCCCGACCCGCAGAACCCGGTGATTTCACTGCTGATCGACAGCGCTCACAGTTTCTTGCAATTGTTCACCAGCGTGGTGCTGTTTCGCCTGTTCATGCTCATCAGCGATGCGCCCGAGAAAATTGACCGACCGCTCTGA
- a CDS encoding DUF2076 domain-containing protein, producing MNSEEQTLIDGLFSRLQQAETDSAPRDAQAEARIKEHLTRQPAAGYFMTQAILVQEAAIKSLDEQNKQLTQQVQQLQAELQAAKAQAPAPAPASGGFLSSIFGGSSREPQPAPAQSAPPSTGGWREPARPSFNSQPPQQNFGAAPPPQNYGQPQQPIGSGFLGSALKTAAGVAGGVMLAEGISSLFHHNQQPEVVEVIKEEPAQVADNSADNSWSDNQRVADNSSDQGGFTDADYSDDSSSFFDNDDDSFV from the coding sequence ATGAACAGCGAAGAACAAACCCTGATCGATGGACTGTTTTCCCGGCTGCAACAGGCCGAAACGGACTCAGCCCCGCGCGACGCCCAGGCCGAGGCGCGGATCAAGGAACACCTGACTCGCCAACCCGCGGCAGGCTATTTCATGACCCAGGCGATTCTGGTTCAAGAGGCAGCCATCAAAAGCCTCGACGAACAGAACAAGCAATTGACCCAGCAAGTGCAGCAATTGCAGGCCGAACTGCAAGCGGCCAAGGCACAGGCTCCGGCACCGGCGCCAGCCAGTGGTGGCTTTTTATCGAGCATCTTTGGTGGAAGCTCCCGCGAGCCGCAACCCGCGCCCGCCCAGAGCGCTCCGCCCTCCACCGGCGGATGGCGTGAACCGGCGCGGCCGTCATTCAATTCGCAGCCGCCACAGCAGAACTTCGGTGCCGCACCGCCACCGCAGAACTACGGACAACCGCAACAACCGATTGGCAGCGGTTTCCTCGGCAGCGCGTTGAAAACCGCGGCCGGTGTGGCCGGTGGTGTCATGCTGGCAGAAGGCATCAGCAGCCTGTTTCACCACAATCAGCAGCCCGAAGTGGTCGAAGTCATCAAGGAAGAGCCGGCCCAGGTTGCGGATAATAGCGCTGACAACAGCTGGAGTGACAACCAGCGCGTGGCCGACAACAGCAGCGATCAGGGCGGCTTCACCGACGCCGACTACAGCGATGACAGCTCATCGTTCTTTGACAACGACGACGATTCCTTCGTCTGA
- a CDS encoding LabA-like NYN domain-containing protein has protein sequence MKKIAVFADVQNLYYTVRQAYGCHFNYAALWADISKQGEIVEAYAYAIDRGDSKQQQFQQILRNLGFIVKLKPYIQRSDGSAKGDWDVGITLDIMDAADHVDEVVLASGDGDFDMLLERIINKHGVQAVAYGVPGLTANSLIRAASRYVPIEGALLLKN, from the coding sequence GTGAAAAAAATCGCAGTGTTCGCCGATGTTCAAAACCTCTATTACACCGTGCGTCAGGCCTATGGTTGCCACTTCAACTATGCAGCGCTGTGGGCTGATATCAGCAAACAGGGCGAGATCGTCGAAGCGTATGCCTACGCCATCGATCGTGGCGACAGCAAACAACAGCAATTCCAGCAGATCCTGCGCAACCTCGGTTTCATCGTGAAACTCAAACCCTACATCCAGCGCAGCGACGGTTCGGCCAAGGGCGACTGGGACGTGGGCATCACCCTCGACATCATGGACGCTGCCGATCACGTCGACGAAGTGGTGCTGGCTTCCGGCGACGGGGATTTCGACATGCTGCTGGAGCGCATCATCAACAAGCACGGCGTGCAAGCGGTGGCCTACGGCGTACCGGGTCTGACCGCCAACTCGCTGATCCGCGCTGCCAGCCGCTACGTGCCGATCGAAGGCGCGTTGCTGCTCAAGAATTGA
- a CDS encoding 3'-5' exonuclease yields the protein MERIAVIDFETTGISPSSSCRATEIAVVILEQGRIVDRYQSLMNAGVRVPGFIEQLTGISNAMLRTAPSAEQVMNEVNEFVGITPLLAHNAAFDQKFWDFELGRIKRTRLQSFACSLLLARRLMPAAPNHKLGTLTTFASLPNTGKAHRAMADAEMAANLTAHLAQELRQKHGLRELSHDLLVSLQKVPAAKINEHLKRHRGF from the coding sequence TTGGAACGCATAGCAGTCATCGACTTTGAAACGACCGGGATCTCCCCGAGCAGCAGTTGCCGGGCCACGGAAATTGCCGTGGTGATCCTTGAGCAGGGGCGCATCGTCGACCGTTACCAAAGCCTGATGAACGCTGGCGTGCGCGTGCCCGGCTTCATCGAACAACTCACCGGCATCAGCAACGCCATGCTGCGCACCGCGCCGTCGGCCGAGCAGGTGATGAACGAGGTCAACGAGTTCGTTGGCATCACACCGCTGCTGGCGCACAACGCGGCGTTCGACCAGAAGTTCTGGGACTTCGAGCTGGGACGGATCAAACGCACCCGCTTGCAGAGCTTTGCCTGCTCGCTGCTGCTCGCCCGGCGCCTGATGCCCGCCGCACCGAACCACAAACTCGGCACCCTCACCACCTTCGCCAGCCTGCCCAATACCGGCAAGGCTCACCGGGCGATGGCCGATGCCGAAATGGCGGCCAACCTGACCGCGCATCTGGCTCAGGAACTGCGGCAAAAGCATGGGTTACGCGAGTTGTCCCATGATCTGCTGGTGAGTTTGCAGAAAGTGCCGGCGGCGAAGATCAATGAGCATCTCAAGCGCCATCGCGGGTTCTGA
- a CDS encoding BRO-N domain-containing protein, producing MIKVTPNPPEDSAQSPGYEAHFNPKTFIRHHIQLRALLLHAEPWFCARDIGRLMGVDINGRQALKLDADQRQVMRLSGSDDSQETLMLSESGVYAMLVYHYCPENRHLRRWLTHDVVPMLREEAGPVLTQAPHMRAMEWAGGTLRLLHWRKEPWVRLRDMPGLLSASYSGV from the coding sequence ATGATCAAAGTTACCCCCAATCCCCCTGAAGACTCTGCGCAATCACCTGGATACGAAGCTCACTTCAACCCCAAAACATTCATCCGTCATCACATCCAACTCCGAGCACTTCTACTCCACGCAGAGCCTTGGTTCTGCGCCCGCGATATCGGCCGGTTGATGGGTGTGGATATCAACGGCAGACAAGCGCTCAAGCTAGATGCGGATCAGCGGCAAGTGATGAGATTGTCTGGAAGCGATGACTCCCAGGAGACATTGATGCTGAGTGAGTCGGGCGTATACGCGATGTTGGTGTATCACTATTGCCCGGAAAACCGCCATTTGCGGCGTTGGCTGACACACGATGTGGTGCCGATGTTGCGGGAGGAGGCGGGACCCGTTTTGACTCAGGCGCCGCATATGCGGGCGATGGAATGGGCGGGCGGGACGCTGCGTCTGCTGCATTGGCGGAAAGAGCCTTGGGTTCGCCTGCGGGATATGCCGGGTTTGTTGTCTGCAAGTTACAGCGGCGTTTAA
- a CDS encoding Lrp/AsnC family transcriptional regulator: protein MDKYDRMLLGALLENGRASYADLARKVNLSAPAVAERVAKLEANGVITGYQAKVDMAKLGLPIQCVIELRLNQHGNQKAYDDLIKIPQLTECHRVTGDPCVIMQAAVGSMPELEELINRIAKFGFSKTSIVLSSAIEKRVPLGQLEGNGKL from the coding sequence ATGGACAAATACGACCGCATGCTGCTCGGTGCCCTGCTGGAAAACGGTCGTGCGTCCTACGCCGACCTGGCGCGCAAAGTGAATCTCTCCGCCCCGGCCGTGGCCGAGCGCGTGGCCAAGCTCGAAGCCAACGGGGTGATCACCGGTTACCAGGCAAAAGTCGACATGGCCAAGCTGGGATTGCCGATTCAGTGCGTGATCGAACTGCGCCTGAACCAGCACGGCAACCAGAAGGCCTACGACGACCTGATCAAAATCCCGCAATTGACCGAATGCCACCGGGTGACCGGTGACCCGTGCGTGATCATGCAAGCGGCGGTGGGCTCGATGCCGGAGCTGGAAGAGTTGATTAACCGCATCGCCAAATTCGGCTTCAGCAAGACGTCGATTGTGCTGTCGAGCGCCATCGAAAAACGCGTGCCGCTGGGACAGCTGGAAGGGAATGGAAAACTCTGA
- the yedA gene encoding drug/metabolite exporter YedA — MPGLRRFPVPLIAAFFALYVIWGSTYLVIRIGVEYWPPLLLAGIRFVIAGTLMYAFLRWRGAPAPTWAQWKAAGIIGILLLACGNGGVSVAEHMGVASGVAALAVATVPLFTLLCGYFWGARNTRLEWAGIVLGLIGIAMLNLGSNLQSSPLGALLLVFAAASWAFGSVWSKHLPLPQGAMASAVEMLVGGVALLIGSALSGEHLQAMPPIEGWAALAYLTFFGSIIAFNAYMYLLKNVRPAAATSYAYVNPAVAVLLGIVFVGETIGVEEGLAMLVIISAVVLIGLPQWRRAPVQPAVAVPTESRVN; from the coding sequence ATGCCTGGCTTACGTCGTTTTCCCGTACCGTTGATCGCTGCCTTTTTCGCGTTGTACGTGATTTGGGGCTCGACTTATTTGGTGATTCGCATTGGCGTCGAATATTGGCCGCCGTTGCTGCTGGCCGGTATCCGTTTTGTGATCGCCGGGACGTTGATGTATGCGTTCCTGCGCTGGCGTGGGGCGCCCGCACCGACCTGGGCGCAGTGGAAGGCTGCCGGGATTATCGGGATCTTGCTGCTCGCTTGCGGTAACGGCGGGGTCAGTGTGGCGGAACACATGGGCGTTGCGTCGGGCGTGGCGGCTTTGGCGGTGGCGACGGTGCCGCTGTTTACCTTGCTCTGCGGCTATTTCTGGGGCGCGCGCAATACCCGTCTCGAATGGGCCGGGATTGTGCTGGGACTGATCGGCATCGCCATGCTCAATCTGGGTTCGAATCTGCAATCGAGCCCGTTGGGTGCGCTGTTGCTGGTGTTCGCGGCGGCTTCCTGGGCGTTCGGTTCGGTCTGGAGCAAACACTTGCCGTTGCCCCAGGGCGCGATGGCCAGTGCTGTGGAAATGCTGGTCGGCGGCGTAGCGTTGTTGATCGGCAGTGCGCTGAGCGGCGAGCATCTGCAAGCCATGCCGCCGATAGAAGGCTGGGCGGCCCTGGCCTACCTGACTTTCTTCGGTTCGATCATCGCCTTCAATGCTTACATGTACCTGTTGAAAAACGTGCGTCCGGCGGCGGCCACCAGTTATGCCTACGTCAATCCGGCAGTGGCGGTGTTGCTGGGTATCGTGTTTGTCGGCGAGACCATCGGCGTCGAAGAAGGGCTGGCGATGCTGGTGATCATCAGTGCCGTGGTGTTGATCGGATTGCCACAGTGGCGCAGGGCGCCTGTTCAGCCGGCCGTAGCGGTGCCGACAGAATCCCGTGTGAATTAG
- a CDS encoding DEAD/DEAH box helicase → MTFASLGLIEPLLRSLETLGYQTPTPVQAQAIPAVLAGRDLMAAAQTGTGKTAGFALPLLQLLAMEGPKVTANSVRALILVPTRELAEQVHEAVRQYAENLPLSTYAVYGGVSINPQMMKLRKGVDLLVATPGRLLDLFRQNALKFNQLQTLVLDEADRMLDLGFSEELGNIYKALPKKRQTLLFSATFSDAIRTLAGQMLNDPLSIEVSPRNVAANTVKQWVVTVDKKRKPELFVHLMRKGKWKQVLVFAKTRNGVDALVEKLQGLGINADGIHGDKPQATRQRALDRFKASEVQILVATDVAARGLDIEDLPLVVNFDLPIVAEDYIHRIGRTGRAGATGQAISLVCADEVNLLSAIETLTRQTLPRQMEHDFEPEHRVPDTDASGQVVKKPKKPKKPKTSGGGKRNLGKWVESGDASAPEPSIKPVRKVPVFNTGPRKKKP, encoded by the coding sequence ATGACTTTCGCCTCTCTTGGCCTGATCGAACCCTTGCTGCGCTCTCTCGAGACGCTCGGCTACCAGACCCCGACGCCGGTTCAGGCGCAAGCCATTCCGGCGGTGCTGGCCGGTCGCGACCTGATGGCCGCCGCCCAGACCGGCACCGGCAAGACCGCCGGTTTCGCGTTGCCGCTGCTGCAGTTGCTGGCCATGGAAGGGCCGAAAGTCACTGCCAACTCGGTACGCGCGCTGATCCTGGTGCCAACCCGCGAGCTGGCCGAACAGGTGCACGAAGCCGTGCGTCAGTACGCCGAGAACCTGCCGCTGAGCACTTACGCGGTGTACGGCGGCGTCAGCATCAACCCGCAAATGATGAAGCTGCGCAAAGGCGTCGATCTGCTGGTGGCGACCCCGGGCCGCTTGCTCGACCTGTTCCGCCAGAACGCGCTCAAGTTCAACCAGCTGCAAACCCTGGTGCTGGACGAAGCGGATCGCATGCTCGATCTGGGTTTCTCCGAGGAGCTGGGGAATATCTACAAGGCGCTACCGAAGAAACGTCAGACGCTGTTGTTCTCGGCGACCTTCTCCGACGCAATCCGCACCCTGGCCGGGCAAATGCTCAACGACCCGCTCAGCATTGAAGTCAGCCCGCGCAACGTGGCGGCCAACACCGTCAAGCAGTGGGTGGTGACGGTGGACAAGAAGCGCAAGCCGGAGCTGTTCGTACACTTGATGCGCAAGGGCAAGTGGAAGCAGGTGCTGGTGTTCGCCAAGACCCGCAACGGCGTGGATGCGCTGGTGGAAAAACTCCAGGGTCTGGGCATCAACGCCGACGGTATCCATGGCGACAAACCGCAGGCAACCCGTCAGCGTGCGCTGGACCGCTTCAAGGCCAGTGAAGTGCAGATTCTGGTGGCTACCGACGTCGCCGCCCGTGGTCTGGATATCGAAGATTTGCCGTTGGTGGTCAACTTCGACCTGCCGATCGTGGCTGAGGATTACATCCACCGCATCGGTCGCACCGGCCGTGCGGGCGCAACCGGGCAGGCCATTTCCCTGGTCTGCGCCGATGAAGTGAATCTGCTGTCAGCCATCGAGACATTGACCCGTCAGACGCTGCCTCGGCAGATGGAGCACGACTTCGAACCTGAGCATCGGGTGCCGGACACCGATGCCAGCGGCCAGGTGGTCAAGAAGCCGAAAAAACCGAAAAAGCCAAAGACCTCCGGTGGGGGTAAACGCAATCTGGGTAAGTGGGTCGAGAGTGGCGATGCTTCGGCGCCAGAACCTTCGATCAAGCCAGTGCGCAAAGTGCCGGTGTTTAACACCGGGCCGCGTAAGAAGAAGCCTTAA